One Glycine max cultivar Williams 82 chromosome 4, Glycine_max_v4.0, whole genome shotgun sequence DNA segment encodes these proteins:
- the MYB143 gene encoding MYB transcription factor MYB143, with product MLLSSSCSAAGSAVSGEIMLFGVRVVVDSMRKSVSMNNLSQYELPRDAANAKDDVAAGYASADDAAPINSGKNRDRKRGIPWTEEEHKLFLVGLQKVGKGDWRGISRNYVKTRTPTQVASHAQKYFLRRTNLNRRRRRSSLFDITTDSVSTTPVEEGQIQHQDNVSLFRPVYPVTPEGSYMNGFPMMSMYPKDVGSRVMSVQAGNPMETLTLEQGNVEQNDPSTKLVCTIPIVPDHSGSTVSDITASLSSIDPPTLSLGLSLSSSQRQTSSTHSALHALPCFNNQDSIISVA from the exons ATGCTTCTATCCTCCTCCTGCTCCGCCGCCGGCTCCGCCGTCTCCGGCGAGATCATGCTGTTCGGCGTGAGAGTCGTAGTGGACTCCATGAGGAAGAGCGTGAGTATGAACAACCTCTCGCAGTACGAGCTCCCTCGCGACGCCGCCAACGCCAAAGACGACGTCGCTGCCGGCTACGCCTCCGCTGACGATGCCGCTCCGATAAACTCCGGCAAGAACCGCGACCGCAAGCGAG GGATTCCATGGACGGAGGAAGAGCACAAGCTATTCTTGGTGGGGTTGCAGAAAGTggggaaaggtgattggagaggGATCTCAAGGAACTATGTCAAAACGAGGACGCCAACACAGGTTGCTAGCCATGCTCAGAAGTACTTTCTCCGCCGCACCAACCTCAATCGCCGGCGCCGGAGATCCAGCCTCTTTGACATCACCACCGACTCG GTCTCTACAACCCCTGTGGAGGAAGGACAGATCCAGCATCAAGATAATGTGTCTCTCTTTCGTCCCGTTTACCCTGTAACCCCTGAAGGAAGCTACATGAATGGTTTTCCAATGATGTCCATGTATCCAAAGGATGTTGGTTCTCGAGTCATGTCAGTTCAAGCTGGGAATCCAATGGAAACACTCACTTTAGAACAAGGAAATGTGGAACAGAATGATCCAAGTACTAAGCTTGTTTGTACAATCCCTATTGTTCCAGATCATAGTGGCTCCACAGTGTCTGATATCACTGCAAGTTTGAGTTCCATTGATCCACCAACACTGTCTCTCGGGTTATCTTTGTCATCTAGTCAAAGACAAACATCATCAACACATTCTGCTTTACATGCACTGCCATGCTTCAACAATCAAGATAGCATCATAAGTGTTGCTTAA